Genomic window (Lutra lutra chromosome 2, mLutLut1.2, whole genome shotgun sequence):
TCTATTCTGAATCTTTCATGCCCTtgtgtgttcttttaaaatacatcccTTGTTACTTGttaccattcttttattttttatttatttaattttttaagatttattttagagagagagagcgcatgctccagtgggagggacagagggagagaattttcgagcagactccctgctgagcacagagtcccacactgggttcaattccatgacccatgagatcatgacctgagctgaaaccaagagtcagaagctcaaatgactaagccacccgggtgccccttatggccattcttaaaaaaaaaaaaaaaaaaaaaaaaaaaaaaatcactcccatttatatctgtaaaaataatttcttctcatATATAAACCTAATTTTTTGGAGTACTTGGTAGCATGACCTTCTATTTTCAcccatttcttaattatttttaaccacTCTGCACCCTTCTTGGAAAGTTTGAGTAGTTATCTGTCAATGCCCATATTTTATACTaacataaacaatgaaaataaaaatcaaagtaagttaaaatgatttcattgacattatgtatatattatataagtcATCCAACTGTGTTttgtaggttttattttaattgaaactATTACTTATAATTGAAAGCATGTTTTATCTGGAATAATTTAAACAAGAATTTTGGTTTGATGATAAAATTTGTACAACTTACGagaaggaaataattataaaataaacaccctgtattttttatttttaaaatttctaaatctaTTACCAGGTTTTGTAGTCTAAGATATCTGTTTACAACATCCTGACAAGGAGGAAAATGCATATATGAACACTGCATTGTGAACACAGATCACAAAGTTGAGACACTTGATAGCACATGACTTTATAATTCaagtaaatcatatttttaatcatAGTTAGTCATATAAACAACAGCAAGgtttctttatatgtatatgcatatattcacAATCTCAGTTTAGGTGAGGGAATATACAATCCTGACATCCTAGGACTACATTGGATTAAACTGCATTTAAGGCAGAATGTAATACAGCCATCCCATGTACATAATCAGATACTCTTCAAAGAGAAACCATTTGAAACAGTAGTACATCAGTTCTGAGTCCCTAATCCATGTGTCAGGGTCAGGTTGCTTTCTCCTTGGTATGTTCTAATGTTGCACTGTAAGATACTGTAAGGTCTGTGCcaaatgagaaatttatttttgatatattgaGATGCAttcaatttggaaagaaaaataaaatatgtgtaataaTAACTCCTGTTTGGAAAATCAGAGATATATTGATTCAAAAATAATGTacatttgttgtttcattttttcctggcTGTTCTCCTTAGTCATATAGTCTAGTTGCCAACTGATACAATATTTTAACTGGTTCATGACTACATGACAAGGATTATAAATTTATTAACCTGGGTTAAAGGGTCCTTACTGTCCTTATGTCATCTCATCCCAGCTTAAATTCAACTAATCTTTTTAATACCCAATTTCTAGATGTCTGATAGAAACATTTTGAGGTGTAAGAGAAAATTGACTTGCATATCATCTAGCCATTAATGTTGCTTAAATTAAAGACTTTAACATTCTCAGGACTCTTTtggttcttttctcattttgattttgctTAATAGCATCTATGCTCACATCTCTAGTGTTGTCTCTGTAAAGGATTTACCTCTCTCTCCtcagagagactgtggactctgaggaactaactgagggtttttggggggagggtgtgggaggttgggtgagcctggtggtgggtactgtggagggcacgtattgcatggaacactgggtgtggtgcataaaaaatgaattctggaacactgaaaagaaattcaaaaaataaatttaaaaatattaggaagATGAGTTTAACCTGCCTCATGTCACAGGTTGACCCTGTATTAAGAGGTATGCTATAACATTGGTATGTAAAATTTagtttcccaaaataaaatttctggtgAGAAAAGGAGACATTTGTCCAAAATAAATGAGGTGTTATTTCTTAATGAAAAGTAGAGTGACAGAGAAAACAATGGGGTAGTGTCCACTTTAGAGCATAGGGTTGCCAAAAGTTTTTGCTGTGCTTAACTCCCTGCTTGTTATTTATGCTACAATAATAACATGTGCATGTAATTGGTAAAtcccaatgaatgaatggattaaagtctaaatcaagtctttttttcctcctctgattGTCTTTGCATGAGAAACACCAAAGTAGGGATCAGAAAAACTCGAGAGAAGACATATACTTGCAAAGGAGTTAGTTAGAGCAGACTATGAGGAATTCTATTCATGAGAGCTCAGATCATGTCTCAGATATTGATAaagatatataatgtaatattttagtCCAAGGTAGattaaaacaaacactaaaaaagTGATTCATGATATTccaaattttcaatttatttttttatttgaatcaaaATTTTTATCATTACAAAAAGAAGCAGAACACTGTTGCAATTTTTAGCTACTGCTAATTATATACTTGTTCTTCATGAGAAGCACTATAAAACCGTGCTCAAATTCCATGTTAGCCATATATTTTTGATCagttgaataaaatttttttagctttatttgaaaggctttatttatttatttaagattttatttattcatttgagagagaaagagagagcagggggagaggcagagggagaggaagaagcagactgtcctctggcagggagaccaatgcggggcttaatcccaggaccctgagatcatgacctgagccgaaggcagatgcttaaccatctgagctacccaggagcccctgaaagacttatttttaaaaaaaatatatctgtctTACCTCAGTGATCAAAATATAATGCATCAAACTGCATAACACAGTGTTTGACACAGAGGGATACATCAGTGAAAGTCATCATTTATAagctgtgtgttttgttttagctgatttgtcttttgtttgtttctgttttctttttcttttttttttctggataatttAAGAACTTGTAACTGGTAGTTTATGTCATTgtttttttcgtttgtttgtttttttgtttgtttgtttttaatcttactGCATTACTTTAATGAAtgaccaagaaaaaattcttaaggAAATATGGAAGGGATTCTGAGAGTTTAGTTAATTATTCATTGTCCAGAGCTAAATCAGGACACTATTGACATTTGAGGTCAGATAATGCTTTATTTTGGGGGCCTTACTTGTGTCTTGAAGCATGTTTGGCACCATTTCTGGCCTCCAGTAAGTGCTAGCTACAATCTCTCCTTCACAACTCTAACAACCAAAAAGGTTTCCAAGTGTCCCCTAGGGGCAAAATGACTTCAACTGAGAACCTCTGATCAAAGCCATTCAACAAGGCCATGGTGACTGAATTATCTTAAAAATCTACAATAATAGCCTGTCCCAGTGTCTGTTACCCTGATGGTTGGGGTCTTTGGTATGGGCAGACCAGATCTCTCCTATATAagatcatattttcttctttgatcctgTGATTAAACAAATGACTTTAACTTGCTTTCCCTGACAAGTGTCAactttgaacattaaaaaatcattttgcagGCTTGCTTTTCACAGTAACTCCTACCTTAAATATTCTCAATACTCAGGGTCTTAGATAATCAGGAATGCATTAATCATGTCTTTCTCtacagaatttccattttttggtaaTTATAAACTAACGAGCATGCCCTTTATGTGATATTTTAGTTCACTTATacctttataaatatttcagcTTTGTGATAATTAAGTAAATTGAATGTCATTAATTAGAAATCCAATCAGTGGGTGtagctaaaaaaatattttaaaatagtacttttAATGTCCTAACATTCTTTGGATAAAATTCTTCATGCTGTTTTTTGAAAATCAatccataagtaaataaaactaacTGGTTTTCTGATTACAGGAAATAGATTCTTATAACTATCTACAATGGGGTAGATTTGCTTTCCTTCTGAATCTGTTGGTCTTTATTGAAATGTATacaggagggacgcctgggtggctcagttggttaagcggctgccttcggttcaggtcatgatcccaaagtcctggaatcgagtcccatgtcgggctccttgctcagcagggagccttcttctccctctgcctctgcctgccactctatctgcctgtgctcactctcgctctctcgctctctctctgacaaataaataaataaataaaatcttaaaaaaaaaaaaagaaatgtatacaggaaaaaaagtgtttgatagaaccattctgaaaaagaaattgttttatcTATAAAGTAATTCTTTTTCAAAGCTGTAATGTCATCACATGCAAATTTTAGACagcttagaaattttttttttatgtcaaagAAAGTTATCTAAGAGTTGAAACTTTTTTAAACTCACAGCTCATGTATTTTTGTTGTTCACTCAATTACTTTcaggctttcattttctttgaattaaaaaaatcacttttaaaataaaccacATTTAGAATATAAATGAGTATGGCATAACACATTTTTGAAGACAGctaacatattttcaaattttaaactttaatattAGCTATAATTAATATTGACTTTTGACTTTGTTCACATACCATTTACAATTGTTCTTGAACTTTTCTTAAATTATGTCATGAGTCAGAATTTCATATAACCAGATCCAGGGTTCTAAAATACTAAGTTAAAAGAAGTTAGagtaaaaaatattacatttaagtTCTCAAAGTTTTATATAACTTATCTGGCTTTCATTAAAGtgcttttaatttcttatctatttttacttttgatttagCCATTGgacattttaattacattcaaAATTCACTGTGATTTTACAAGTCAAAATCGTTTCCTTAATTACTGAAAcattgaataataataaaaaaattattttttgaaagggtTTATTCCTCCAAAAAGGTGCATCAAGCCATTACATATTTAAtccaaatataataattttaactcATTTGTTGAAAGGCTAGTTATGAATTTTGCCTGTCCATTAGAGagttatttgacaaagagaaaatgttttacaGATATGAGTAATGATTAGTCACGGGGTGTACTCACTGTTTCTTGGTATCAGCTGAAGCTGAATTAAATTAGTCACTGGTGCATTTGTCGATTGGAGCCAGAAAGTCTGCcctattaaatttgaaaataatttgcacTGAGTAAATTTATGGATGTAGCCATTAAAGAAATCACATTACTTCAGAATTAGCAAGATCTATTTCTTTTAGAGTAGGAAGGCAATTATTGCCTCTTAAAAGATAGAGtaggtttacatttttaaatcatgttaagTTGAACAGTTCTGAAATATTAACGAGTTAAGGATACTCAGgcttaaaatgcttcaaagagTAATGtttacaaacaaaaccaaaacaaaatttagctaaactaaagaaaacaaaacaaaacttcatgtGTCATAATAATTTTGACTAATTTAATTCAGACTTTGTTAACATCTGAGAGCCCAGTTCATGGTAGCTACCACTCTAGGAAGACCACCTGTTTAATTCTTAAAGCTCTGTAGATTAGTGTTATTATTCCAATGATCTATATGAGAAAATCAAGGCTGAGAACATTTAAGAAACCAACTCTAAATGTCACATTTAGGAATTAGTACTCATAGAATTGAAATCAGATGTAATGTTCTTCCTTCCATACTATTTTTCCACTTGTCTTTTCCATAGCATGTGTAATAGAATTACCAGTGTGCTATTTCCCCTTTCTTGACTTTGTATTGATATAACTAAACGTatctaaatgattattttttttctctttgtatacaGTGCAAACTAGAGCATCAGGCATGTGTCTTAGGAAAACAGATCTCAGTCAGATGTGAAGGACGTTGCCCATGTCCTTCATTTAAGTCCACAAGTACAAGCAGAAATGTTAAGAGAGGTAAGtgatgaaaatttatttatagtttgcatttgttttccttattaagATGTTTTGCAATAAATGTTGtcattaaatacaaaatgaagtttACTACTTAACAGTAATACCCAATAGTAAGTACATTGTAAATGAACTTTCTTTTTAGTCGCAAGTATTATAGCaagtaatatttttctaatttctatttatcTTGGTAGTAACAGTTGGATGTTTCTTTCCTACATGTTCATCATATATAGGAAATCTAAAGCTATACCTTCTATAAATTACTGTGTCTAAAATGTGtttgatattccttttttttaaattttggagcaAGTCAGGGGTAAAGTAGTAGATGATAAAGTAGTTGAATCAGATGTGAAACTAGTCAGTTAGTacaatccttttaaaataaaaatgtctacctCATATATTGTGGGTGTGTGTAGAAATTCATACTGAAATGATTTCATAAATTAAACTTTCTTTTGACTAGGAATGGAGTCCttagatcttttctttttattggtttgatgtctaataataaaataattaaatacatttaactCCCTATGTGTTATTGTATACAATTTGATCTTTTGTAGATCATTTATTATAACTTATACAGTATTATTTACATGTTTGAATACTGcttatgcctttaaaaatatgtccCTGGCAGTTTCACTTCTTCACAGCTATagataaggaaggaaatacaGGGAATAGATGTTcctttaagtcaaagactatttTATAGAGCATCATCATCATTTGTCATATATTTTGCAATCATATGAATCTTGTAATTTAATAGTTATTACTGTGGGTCCTTAATGCAGAGAATTGAATTTTGTTGCCCTTTTTATGGCAAATACAAATAATTGATTAGCAGATAGGAAAAATCTTAGTTAATAATGAAGTTCATTTGATATAAACTACATATTTTGTTAAGCAAGCACGGTATACTTGATATTCCATGTTACAGTACCAcgataaatattttattacagctaaagggtatttttcaaagtttttgtttaaattccagttagttaacgtacaatgtaatactagttttaggtgtacaatataatgattataAAACCTTTGAACTTTAATCATACCATTTATATTGGTCTTTACTTATTAGGtaatatttaagatttaaaaaatggaaacctaTGTTATATCACTTTTAATAAGGCAACTAAGTCAACTTTAATACTGAAAAGCAAATTGACGTGAAAATTCATGGTGAGCTGGTGCTGAAACATTAGACAATGTGCACAATGACAACATGTGGTGAAAGAAAAGGTCTAAGCTGCCTTCCAAGAACCCTGTTCTTTAAGCCTCACCTTTGTTCCCTATACCAGCTTATGTCCAGCTTCAGAGCTTGCTTCCTTCTGGATTCCCCACCCTCCATATCCCctatccactcttttttttttttaagattttatttatttatttgacagacagagatcacaagtaggcagtgaggcagacagagagagatggggaagcaggttccccgctgagtagagagcccaatgaggggctcgatcccaggaccctgagatcatgacctgagccaaaggcagaggcttaacccactgagccacccaggtgccccccccatccACTCTTTCTATAATAGTCCAAATTAGGATATTCAGCATGTccttggatatatatatattttttaatttggaattttaattatGTACATAAATAGCAACATGAGAATGAGTTCTAAGGCTAGACATTCTCTCTAGGTGAAAGGATTTCCAATTAGTCCACTTGTAGTATGGTATCACCCAAGATAACAAAGAAGCCTAGCATAGTTTATCCtgaagaagaaagccaatttACTACATTCGGTACTGacttctctgccatttttctgtagaaatattGGTTTACCGCATGGAGTTTCCAATGTTTACCTATAActgattaaaatgggcagagcatGCAGCATTCTATTTATTTCCAGGTGAATTCTTCACATTTCCTGGCTTTTGAAAGTTCTCCTTCCACAAATCTTCTATGACTATGTATCCTCGTAAACCCCAGTCATATAATTTCTCCCCACTGACCTGGACAAATACGATGGCTTGTTGTGGGTAATAAAGAGAGGCAGCAAGTCCCATGAATCCAGGCGGATATACcagcttctttatttttgagCCTCTAGCCAAAAGAAGTCCAACAATGCCAGCAAAACCGATAACACCAAGTCTTGgaaaaaatccaggaggtgcattTTGGAGATATTCATAGCTGCCTAACCCCCATTGAACCAAGCTCTGCATCTTGGGCTTAGTTTGGGAGTACATTTCCTGACACCAACTTGTATACGGCTCGCAATAATGTCGGAGATGTGAAATGCTTTCCTCAAGTGGGGTCCTTGGCTCTTCCACATATTTAGACTGACCCTCGGGAACCGAGTAGAGTGAAAGCTCATTAACCTTCACAGAAGCTTTGTGAGGTGAGTCCTTTTTAGGTGACGCATAGACTTTGAAGGTGAGCAGACTCAGGCTGTCCGGCCCCACAGCCCTCTGAATTACCTTGAACATGTTGCTGGCAGAGGTGGCTCCGGCGGGGTCATGTCCTTGGATATATTAATCAGCCCCCATATAATTAAGAGCTAACTATAGTTTTCCTTCAACTGAACTACATTAATATCTCTGTCTTCCTTATACCCACTCCCTATTTATATAATTGAAtacattttcctctgaaaatCACTTCAGGTACAAAGTAAATCTTACCTTGGTATTCAGTATTCATGTCTCATTCTTTTCACTGGAGACTATTAAGAACATTTGAAAAGGAGTATCATAATTAGCATATTCCTCTGATATATCACACTCTTCAACAAGGTTTCCTTCAAGAAGACTCCTACttttggggacctgggtggctcagtgggttaagcctctgccttcagctcaggtcatgatctcagggtcctgggactaagccccgtgttggtctctgctcagcggggagcctgctttcccctctctctctgtctacctctctgcctacttgtgatctctgtctgtcaaataaataaacaaaattttaaaaaaaagaaggcaccTACTTTTGAACTTGTGTTTGAATGAGAAGGTATGTTTGATGTTGATCAATATATCCTATCCTCCAGCAAACTGCAAAAGGAACTTAATATGctttaaatatgaaaagtaaCATATTTGAGAACAGGATCCTTGTGAGTAAACAATGATTGTTTCATGTTGCTCAGATTCTCTGGACGATGTTTATATTAATATGTCCAGAAGGAAACTTTTCTTAAAGTCATATTGTCAGGGGATAAAGATCACTTTTGTTCAATTGTGTGTGGAAAGAGAGgcaagaagaatttaaaataatcctgTTCTGATGGATTGTCAGGGCAAAGAGAGTACAGGATTTTGCTAGCTGCTGTGGAAAAGCAGTACAGAAAATTGTGAATGCCATTTCTACACAGTGTCAAAGGCCAAGAGACATGGGAAATGTAAAACTTAGTTCAGTATCATTTCTAATCTTTCAACTGCCATTTACATTAGAAGCATGCCTTCAGTAGACTGACTTTGGCAGTGCAGGAAATTCTGTTTAATAACATCTCTGTTTTAGGAAAGTGAGGAAGAAACTACCAAtaatgaaatagttttaaaatctttctggTTTCCTGCATTTGAGATCAAATTGACACCATATTATGTTTTCACTATATTAAAGCAGAATAAATTCTTCAAGACTACCTGTATTctataaaaactaataaaaatgcatttcctttatgaagtagaaaaaatttttcctctgttctcctaATGTATTCAATAATGAATATGCACAAATTGGTCCAAGTATATACAGTCaactaacaaaaatttaaaaaatatcttatatttttgaaattccaGATTCTGAATTTACTTAGGTAAATAAGCACACCCCTTCTTCAATTGGTAACTTAATGATacacttttctatttttcaaaccCATAAAATCAAGATTACAAAGGCCATATGCTTCTATGTCCCTATAGTGTATTACTTTCTGCCCCCCagtcaccattttttaaagtttatcattTAGCACACACAGAGAATGATTATTTAgaaggtttatcaatttcattCAAAGACTATTGACatttcagatgattttttaagCTAATATATTTTCTATGCTCAGGTTAATAAGAGATTCAAGTTGTGATCATGGTCTATGAAAAgaacattttccacagaacttgCATGTAATATACAATGCAATCCTACATCTTAGGAGGGACTTGCAGGACCAAAGATTAAGAGCAATGGAAAGGACCTTAGAAAGTGTTTATTTTGTAGCTGGTAAATCTAGTTTCAAAGGAATATACCCTAGACATATTTTAGATGATCTACACAGCAGTGGTCTGTAAGCACAGTAAACTGTAGACCTATGATATGCCCTAAGTGTTTCATTAGGTTATTCACTTGACTGGCTAGATTCAGAAGACCCTTTAAatgacatttccttttatttcaaatttgagTATTCTAATCccccaaatactttttttaaaaaataattatgggggcgcctgggtggcttaatgggttaagcctctgccttcggctcaggtcatgatccccgcgtcctgggatggagccccgcatcaggctctctgctcagcggggagcccgcttccccttctctctctgcctgctgctttgcctccttgtgatctctctctctctgtcaaataaataaaaaattttttaaaaagttgaaaaaataaaaaataattatgtattctATACAGCTATTATGGTTTTGTGTATctaatctcttaaaaattttattaattttaaatgatatcattttaatgattttaccCTCACCTCAACATGCATttaacacactcacacacctaCATAGTTTGAAATATTGAGTTGGAGTggagacagcaagagaaataaagagaacccataaaatatttcaacattatcaaaaatataaaagaaaacaagtgttgatgaggatgtggaggagaGGTAACACTTGTACACTGTAAATTGGAATAGCtattgtggaaaatagtatggagcttcctctaaacactaaaaaaactaccatatgattggcaataccacttctgggtatataaccaagaaaatgaaaacagtatctCAAAGAGATGTCTGTATTCCCatgctcactgcagcattatttataaggtATGAGAACAACCTAAGTATTCAGTGTTGGGTGAATAGAGAAATTGTGATATGTAACATTCCATTCCACGTGTACACTAAAGCAGAAGATTCTGCCAAATGCAGCAACGTGGATGAACCTGGacaacactatgctaagtgacataagccagaagaagaaagaaaaaaactgcatgGTCTCTCTTATGTggagaatctttaaaaagttgagtACATAAAACcagagagtagaaaagtggttacCAAGGAAGGGTGAGGAGATCGGGGAAATGGGGGAGAGGTAGGTCAAAGGGTGTAAAATCACAGTTACGAAGGTTGAATAAGTCTAGAGATCCAAGGTACTGCATGTCAACTGTGGTTAATAACACCATTTTGAATATTAGAAACTTGCTTAGAGAATAGAAGCCAGGTGTTCTCACCATACACAACATGCACacaaaatggtaactatgtgaggacATGACATGTAAATTAGCCTGACTGGGTGATTTATAGAATGCTAATGAAAAATACCAGGTTGGTTTTTTTGGTCCTGTGGTTCACAGTTTCCATTATATCCTCATCTGAATTTTTTTGTACAACTCAAGTTTCCTTTTTTCAGAAATTGGGACTCTTGTAACTcaatctttttctcattttgcttcctTCTCTAAGAGTATCAAAATTATTGGATGCTCAATCACTATAACTATTAGCCTGCATACTAGACTTGTTTGCTTCTAATTTTGATCGTGTGGGTATGTTTGTGTGTAACTCCTTTACAGAACTTCCGTTTTATGTGGGATAGCATAATTTATTGGCTGAAAGTATAGATTCTAGAATAGTTCTACACTGGGTGTGTAACCTTTggcattatatttaaatttatgactctcagttttttcatctgtaaaacagtatatatatgtatacacacacacacacacacacacacacacacacacatatatataaattgtaaaaaCTTATGGATGCATCCCCTCAAATTAAAccatctttgaatttttatttcattttaatcaaTGACACTTGTTAAATGCTGTtgaattctaataaaatatataatttttcatacgttaaaagtcattttattttttttaaagattttatttatttatctgacagacagagatcacaagtaggcagagaggcaggcacagagagaggaagagaagcaggctccccaccgagcagagaacctgatgtggggctctatccctggacccctgggatcatgacctgagccgaaggcagaggctttaacccactgaagcacccaggaaccccttaaaagtcattttaaattttattcttatgcTTTTTTATCAGATTggagagatttcatttctttaatccGTAGTATTTATACACGGGAACTTGTGCATTGAATGTTTGACATAACTTAGCATTTGAATTCTGTGGTGAAGGAGCTATTATGGGTTATTTTCTTTGATAAATCTTTCACATTATTTTCATAACTACTGGTCTTTGCAGAGtggatgtgtgtgtttattgtcTGCACCTATATCTTTTTCATATAATTGTGCTAATTtatgctttctcaaataaatgtctgcttatttagattttaaatatattaatgcaCGTTGTCCAGGATATTGTTTTTGTTAACTAAAAACACCCTCTCTAGTCATTTAAGATCTTCaggaaagttatatttttaactacaACTCTAAACACATTTGTTAACACCTATACCTTAATTCCTTCATTGTTTTTGCAATTATAATTTTGTAGAGTTTATTTAAAGATTCTTGAATTCTTCAGTACTTGCTTTTGCTATTTAGTTTGTATCAGAATTTGTGTGTATTATTAGTGTTAGTTAGTTATTATAGTTAGTTATTATAGTTAGTATTATTTGTTAGTATTATCAGAATTTCTGTGTATTATTAGTGTTAGTATTATTAGTGTTAAGTTGGCACTATAGGACTAGAAAGTTAGAAGAAAGCAGTTTTGATTCATATGTTGCTGCCGAGGGCAACGTAAAAACCTATTTTTCAAACATTGAGGCTTGATATGAGCCACACATTTTTAAGCACAATGGGTTTAACCACGAAGTACAAGGACATTGTGCTTACTTTTGTTCTTGCATGGGACCCACATCAGGCACAAAGTAAAGAAGACATTGTTCTGAGTCCATCTTATATCAGAGATCATAGTGCTCACCAAAGTCATGTGTAGAGTCACAGATCAttcaacaacaggaaaaaaaaaaagagctcttctTGTAATGAAAGTTACTTCATCCAAGactgattaaaatgtttttaaatacatgtggGAAGCATGTATTTAAACATGTTAAAACATATAGGTTTGTCTCTTGACGCGCTAAACTAGAAAGCCTGGTGGGTTTTATCCACAAAAGTTTTATGGGGATGAGTTCTGTGTTCTGACagccatttttctctctgttcactTCATTGCTCTGGATCCTACAGAGCCCTATTAAGAAA
Coding sequences:
- the LOC125093064 gene encoding MICOS complex subunit MIC26-like; its protein translation is MFKVIQRAVGPDSLSLLTFKVYASPKKDSPHKASVKVNELSLYSVPEGQSKYVEEPRTPLEESISHLRHYCEPYTSWCQEMYSQTKPKMQSLVQWGLGSYEYLQNAPPGFFPRLGVIGFAGIVGLLLARGSKIKKLVYPPGFMGLAASLYYPQQAIVFVQVSGEKLYDWGLRGYIVIEDLWKENFQKPGNVKNSPGNK